Proteins encoded by one window of Erythrobacter sp.:
- a CDS encoding PilZ domain-containing protein: MGSLAGSEALVAAQASVPADLAELRAAPRYTLLIRAAKLVSRQGEYLCVIRDASETGISARVFHPIPSAKSMAIELQNGDRYKVELVWQDAERAGFRFSDMADVARLIACPSAFTRRPVRINLAAPALVEAHGISTYATIQDISQQGAKVACAASFAIDQRVKLLAEGMRDIPAKVRWRREGTCGLVFEETFQYGELARVVLHLQDRG, from the coding sequence ATGGGAAGTCTTGCCGGTTCCGAAGCCCTCGTGGCGGCACAGGCCAGCGTTCCTGCAGATTTGGCGGAACTGCGGGCCGCACCGCGCTATACCTTGCTGATCCGCGCGGCGAAGCTGGTCTCGCGACAGGGCGAGTATCTCTGCGTGATTCGCGATGCTTCCGAAACCGGCATTTCCGCACGCGTCTTCCATCCCATCCCTTCTGCCAAGAGCATGGCAATCGAGCTGCAGAACGGCGATCGCTACAAGGTCGAGCTTGTCTGGCAGGATGCAGAGCGTGCTGGCTTCCGCTTTTCCGACATGGCCGATGTTGCCCGGTTAATAGCATGTCCCAGTGCCTTCACCCGCCGCCCGGTACGGATCAACCTGGCAGCTCCGGCGCTGGTGGAAGCTCACGGTATCAGCACTTACGCAACGATCCAGGATATCTCCCAGCAGGGGGCGAAAGTGGCCTGCGCCGCATCCTTCGCCATCGACCAGCGGGTGAAACTGCTCGCAGAGGGAATGCGCGACATTCCCGCCAAGGTCCGCTGGCGGCGTGAGGGGACCTGCGGCCTCGTGTTCGAGGAGACGTTTCAATACGGCGAACTGGCGCGCGTGGTGCTGCATTTGCAGGATCGCGGCTGA
- a CDS encoding GMC family oxidoreductase N-terminal domain-containing protein, translating to MSAGIFDFVVIGAGSAGAAVAARLGEDAGSSVCVLEAGGHDSHPFIHVPSFVAAAIGRKESNWNFATVPQPGMAGRAIPVPRGRVIGGSGAINGMVYFRGHPTDYDDWADMGCKGWSYAEVLPYFTRTEHNENYPESVFHGAGGPINVKHVEGPNALNFAFMDALASLQFPHCPDFNGPDPEGYGRRQGLIRNGRRESTATNMLKPAVARGNVHVQTQARVARIVVEEGRAVGVLLTDGRMIHARREVVLSAGTVQSPQILMLSGIGPAAHLREHGIDVVHDLPGVGANYHDHVASPLHMETSDPTSYGISWKALPRDIFWFFGYLATRKGPLAGNVFESVAFLRTDPSLARPDVQFVFQPAKRLTNPKVPFPLGHGYAISPVALYPRSRGTVRLASADAEAAPLIDPNLLGEAEDIQPLIRALKIARAAFASAPFARYNGTEVAPGPEVQSDAELDAYIRATGYTVHHPVGTCRMGDPADSVTVVDPQLRLKGIAGLRVADASVMPSVIGGNTNAPSVMIGERCADLMLGKPALPKAELPLESVARYK from the coding sequence ATGAGCGCGGGCATATTCGATTTTGTCGTCATTGGCGCGGGCTCTGCCGGGGCTGCCGTGGCCGCGCGGCTGGGGGAAGACGCGGGTAGTTCTGTCTGCGTGCTCGAAGCAGGCGGGCATGACAGCCACCCCTTCATCCATGTCCCCAGCTTCGTCGCCGCCGCGATCGGGCGCAAGGAGAGCAACTGGAACTTCGCCACCGTGCCGCAGCCGGGCATGGCGGGCCGCGCGATACCGGTGCCGCGCGGGCGCGTGATCGGCGGCAGCGGCGCGATCAACGGCATGGTCTATTTTCGCGGCCATCCGACCGATTACGACGACTGGGCCGATATGGGGTGCAAGGGCTGGTCCTACGCCGAAGTGCTGCCCTATTTCACCCGCACCGAGCACAACGAGAATTACCCCGAAAGCGTGTTTCACGGGGCGGGCGGCCCGATCAACGTCAAGCACGTCGAGGGGCCGAATGCGCTCAATTTCGCCTTCATGGATGCGCTCGCCAGCCTGCAATTTCCGCATTGCCCCGATTTCAACGGACCGGACCCGGAAGGCTACGGTCGGCGGCAGGGCTTGATTCGCAACGGGCGGCGCGAGAGTACGGCGACCAACATGCTCAAGCCCGCCGTGGCGCGCGGCAATGTGCATGTGCAGACCCAGGCGCGGGTGGCACGGATCGTGGTGGAGGAGGGGCGCGCCGTGGGCGTGCTGCTCACCGACGGGCGCATGATCCACGCGCGGCGCGAAGTGGTGCTCAGCGCGGGCACGGTGCAGAGTCCGCAGATCCTGATGTTGAGCGGCATCGGCCCGGCGGCGCACCTGCGCGAGCACGGGATCGACGTTGTCCATGATCTCCCCGGTGTCGGCGCAAACTATCACGATCATGTCGCCAGCCCGCTGCATATGGAGACGAGCGATCCCACCAGCTACGGCATCAGCTGGAAGGCGCTGCCGCGCGACATATTCTGGTTCTTCGGCTATCTCGCCACGCGCAAAGGGCCGCTGGCGGGCAATGTGTTTGAAAGCGTGGCCTTCCTGCGCACCGATCCATCGCTGGCGCGGCCCGATGTCCAGTTCGTTTTCCAGCCGGCCAAGCGTCTGACCAATCCGAAAGTGCCGTTCCCGCTGGGCCACGGTTACGCGATCAGCCCGGTGGCGCTCTATCCGCGAAGCCGGGGGACCGTGCGGCTCGCCAGCGCCGACGCGGAAGCGGCGCCACTGATCGATCCGAACCTGCTCGGCGAAGCGGAGGACATCCAGCCGCTGATCCGGGCGCTGAAGATCGCCCGCGCCGCCTTCGCCAGTGCGCCCTTTGCGCGCTACAACGGCACAGAAGTCGCGCCGGGGCCGGAGGTACAGTCCGACGCGGAGCTCGATGCCTACATCCGCGCCACCGGCTATACCGTGCATCACCCGGTCGGCACTTGCCGCATGGGCGATCCGGCGGACAGCGTCACCGTCGTCGATCCGCAGTTGCGACTGAAAGGCATTGCCGGTCTGCGCGTCGCCGATGCCAGTGTGATGCCGAGCGTGATCGGCGGCAATACCAATGCGCCATCAGTGATGATCGGCGAACGCTGCGCCGACTTAATGCTCGGCAAACCGGCCTTGCCCAAAGCGGAACTGCCGCTGGAGAGTGTGGCGCGCTACAAGTGA
- a CDS encoding MBL fold metallo-hydrolase, producing MALEHIKSWQVGDVKVSRIVEIWDFQDDIHMAMPDATPEEVIALDWLHPHYATAAGQMRMNFQGFVVQTPEHTIVVDTCIGAGREREYAVFTDLPEGFIEDIASLGIAREQVDIVFCSHLHFDHVGWNTYRCPETGVFKPTFPNARYLFGKTEYAAWQESLRHDGHHDDKHLVESVDPIVAAGLAEFIASDHEIAPGVRVEASHGHTPGHHHVVIESKGERTVITGDLMHHPMQCAMPSRHATFDMDRVAGSATRQAFVDQYRDSGALVIGMHFFEPTAGHFLTGNDGQVWFRGLGVADR from the coding sequence ATGGCGTTAGAGCATATCAAGAGCTGGCAGGTGGGGGACGTGAAAGTCAGCCGGATCGTCGAGATCTGGGATTTCCAGGACGACATCCACATGGCCATGCCCGATGCTACGCCCGAAGAGGTGATCGCGCTCGACTGGCTGCATCCGCACTATGCCACGGCGGCGGGGCAGATGCGGATGAACTTCCAGGGCTTCGTGGTGCAGACGCCCGAACACACGATCGTGGTCGATACCTGCATCGGCGCAGGGCGAGAGCGCGAGTACGCGGTGTTCACCGATCTGCCCGAGGGCTTTATCGAGGACATTGCCAGCCTTGGCATTGCGCGCGAGCAGGTGGACATCGTCTTCTGCTCGCACCTGCATTTCGATCACGTCGGCTGGAACACCTATCGTTGCCCCGAAACCGGCGTGTTCAAGCCGACTTTTCCCAATGCCCGCTACCTGTTCGGCAAGACCGAATATGCCGCCTGGCAGGAAAGCCTGCGCCACGACGGTCACCATGACGACAAGCACCTGGTCGAAAGCGTCGATCCGATTGTGGCGGCGGGGCTGGCAGAGTTCATCGCTTCCGACCACGAGATCGCGCCGGGCGTGCGGGTCGAGGCGAGCCACGGGCACACGCCGGGGCACCACCACGTGGTGATCGAAAGCAAGGGCGAACGCACGGTGATTACCGGCGATCTGATGCACCACCCGATGCAATGCGCAATGCCTTCTCGCCACGCCACCTTCGATATGGACCGGGTCGCAGGCAGCGCCACCCGGCAGGCTTTTGTCGACCAATACAGGGACAGCGGCGCGCTGGTGATCGGGATGCATTTCTTCGAACCGACGGCGGGCCATTTCCTCACGGGCAACGACGGGCAGGTCTGGTTCCGCGGGCTGGGTGTGGCGGATCGGTGA
- a CDS encoding N-acyl homoserine lactonase family protein, producing MDSRSNPAPVTRIDAIRYARHDRPAADNFAAPVDDHDLPMPLDYYVWAVHRDGFPPLVVDTGCGAAAAEARGRVVTRPVEQGLRDAGIDPAAVEDVILTHLHYDHAGGLDLFPKARFHVQEAELAFATSRHVCDRTVRAPFDGEPVAALVERLYADRVVFHHGDAEFARGIGLRLAHGHTAGLQVVTCETARGTVVLASDAAHLWANITRQIAFPIFIDREDYARAQARALELAHGSLDHLIPGHDPLVLACFPSANDIARVDLPPHRSIAGTV from the coding sequence ATGGACTCGCGCAGCAATCCTGCCCCGGTGACCCGGATCGATGCCATTCGTTACGCGCGCCATGATCGCCCCGCAGCGGACAATTTTGCAGCGCCAGTGGACGATCATGACCTGCCGATGCCGCTCGATTACTATGTCTGGGCGGTGCACCGCGACGGATTCCCGCCGCTGGTGGTCGATACCGGCTGCGGCGCGGCAGCGGCCGAGGCGCGCGGGCGCGTGGTGACGCGGCCAGTAGAGCAGGGGCTGCGCGATGCGGGGATCGATCCGGCGGCAGTGGAGGATGTGATCCTCACCCACTTGCATTACGACCACGCGGGCGGGCTGGACCTGTTCCCCAAGGCCCGCTTCCACGTGCAGGAAGCCGAACTGGCCTTCGCCACCAGCCGCCATGTCTGCGATCGCACGGTGCGCGCGCCGTTCGATGGCGAGCCGGTGGCTGCGCTGGTGGAGCGGCTCTATGCCGACCGGGTGGTGTTCCATCATGGCGATGCGGAGTTCGCCCGCGGCATTGGCCTGCGCCTCGCCCACGGTCACACGGCGGGATTGCAGGTGGTGACCTGCGAGACCGCGCGCGGCACGGTGGTCCTGGCGAGCGATGCCGCCCACCTCTGGGCCAATATCACGCGGCAGATCGCCTTTCCGATTTTCATCGACCGAGAGGATTACGCCCGCGCGCAGGCCCGCGCACTGGAACTGGCACATGGTTCGCTCGATCACCTGATCCCCGGCCACGATCCACTGGTGCTCGCTTGCTTCCCGTCGGCGAACGACATTGCGAGAGTTGACCTGCCGCCGCACCGGTCGATAGCGGGGACGGTATGA
- a CDS encoding NAD(P)-dependent oxidoreductase, with product MTTIGFLGLGRMGAPMAGNLLAAGHDLFVHDLSPDAVAALVQQGATAAGSAAALGRQCEVVFTSLPTPAVLREATLGPDSIFVRGQPRLFCDLSTSGPQAAQEIAAALTPRGVACFDAPVSGGIKGAVEATIAIMVGGPHAEYEAVLRPLLEAIGRPTHMGEAPGSGQVMKLVNNLLGAVAIGVTAEGMAFGIKAGLDPEKMIAVLNQSTGINSATRDKWPRSVLPRTFDFGFAAALSLKDTRLLLDEAAAAGVPLPIGEIVADYLERTLAREGPQADFTAIAKVVEEAAGLDPERSN from the coding sequence ATGACCACAATCGGCTTCCTTGGCCTTGGCCGCATGGGCGCGCCGATGGCGGGCAATCTGCTCGCGGCCGGGCACGACCTGTTCGTGCACGATCTCTCGCCCGACGCCGTTGCCGCACTGGTACAGCAGGGCGCGACCGCGGCGGGATCGGCAGCGGCGCTGGGGCGGCAGTGCGAAGTGGTGTTTACCAGCCTGCCCACCCCCGCTGTCTTGCGCGAAGCGACGCTCGGCCCGGACAGCATTTTCGTGCGCGGCCAGCCAAGGCTCTTCTGCGACCTGTCCACCTCCGGCCCGCAAGCCGCGCAGGAAATTGCCGCTGCGCTCACTCCGCGCGGGGTGGCCTGTTTCGACGCGCCGGTATCGGGCGGAATCAAGGGTGCGGTCGAAGCGACGATCGCGATCATGGTCGGCGGCCCGCATGCCGAATATGAAGCCGTGCTGCGCCCGCTGCTCGAAGCGATCGGGAGGCCGACGCACATGGGCGAAGCGCCCGGTTCCGGGCAGGTGATGAAGCTTGTCAACAACCTGCTCGGCGCGGTGGCCATCGGGGTGACGGCGGAAGGCATGGCCTTCGGGATCAAGGCCGGGCTGGACCCTGAGAAGATGATCGCGGTGCTCAACCAGTCGACCGGGATCAATTCCGCCACCCGCGACAAGTGGCCCAGAAGCGTGCTCCCGCGCACCTTCGACTTCGGCTTCGCCGCCGCGCTGAGCCTGAAGGACACGCGGTTACTTCTCGACGAAGCGGCGGCAGCCGGCGTGCCCCTGCCGATCGGCGAAATCGTTGCGGACTATCTTGAGCGGACTCTGGCGCGTGAGGGGCCGCAGGCGGATTTCACCGCGATTGCCAAGGTGGTGGAGGAGGCGGCGGGGCTGGACCCGGAACGCAGCAACTAA
- a CDS encoding SDR family oxidoreductase: protein MTLRHQGSSIIVTGAAGAIGFATCEILAREGAQLLMVDIDGERLAARAAELTAAGHTAIGHVADCADEAAVAGYADAAMQAFGRIDGFFNNAGIEGDLAPTHEYDIAMFDRIIRVNLRSMFLGLRFVLPHMVAAGKGAVVNTASIGSERGLAGACAYNAAKHGAVGLTRTAASEVAQKGVRVNCVMPGVIETPLLVGMLEQMFDGDVAAGMEKLGQVATLNRVGQPREVGDVVSFLLSEEASYVNGAKWEIDGGALATIRNDI, encoded by the coding sequence ATGACATTACGGCATCAAGGAAGCTCGATCATCGTCACCGGCGCGGCGGGGGCGATCGGCTTTGCCACATGCGAAATTCTCGCCCGTGAAGGTGCGCAGCTGTTAATGGTCGATATCGACGGCGAACGGCTGGCCGCGCGGGCGGCGGAACTGACGGCAGCGGGCCACACCGCCATTGGGCATGTCGCCGATTGCGCCGACGAGGCGGCCGTGGCGGGCTATGCAGATGCCGCGATGCAGGCTTTCGGCAGAATCGACGGCTTCTTCAACAACGCCGGAATCGAAGGCGACCTCGCCCCCACCCACGAATACGACATTGCCATGTTCGACAGGATCATCCGCGTGAACCTGCGCTCGATGTTCCTCGGCCTGCGCTTCGTCCTCCCGCACATGGTCGCTGCCGGGAAGGGCGCGGTGGTCAACACCGCCTCCATTGGCTCCGAACGCGGGCTGGCGGGCGCCTGCGCCTACAATGCCGCCAAGCATGGCGCAGTCGGGCTGACGCGCACCGCCGCGAGCGAAGTCGCGCAAAAGGGCGTGCGGGTGAACTGCGTGATGCCCGGCGTGATCGAAACCCCGCTGCTGGTGGGCATGCTCGAACAGATGTTCGATGGTGACGTGGCGGCGGGGATGGAGAAGCTGGGGCAGGTGGCCACGCTCAACCGCGTCGGCCAGCCGCGCGAAGTGGGCGATGTGGTCAGCTTCCTGCTCAGCGAAGAGGCGAGTTACGTCAACGGCGCGAAGTGGGAAATCGACGGCGGGGCGCTGGCGACGATCCGCAACGATATCTAA
- a CDS encoding NAD(P)/FAD-dependent oxidoreductase — protein MSDADIIVIGSGHNGLVAAAYLAVAGKRVIVLERNPWHGGGVVSRELTRPGFVHDQHSMSHIFIQGNPLLEQDELALKRKYGLRYIFPDVPMMSVWEDGTTLPLHRDPAKSAAAIAHFSQKDAATFLEMSRQAAQWLPMIQAGLYSPPMPLGAQTAMMDQSIEGQEIMRTMGVSTFDLMEELFEHEKVKAHFGRVAGENLVSPDEKATGIGAYVFLGFLEKYGFGVAVGGSGSLTGALIACIEDHGGQVRASASVREVSTIGGRASGVVLDNGERLVASDGVIGALHPHVLPDMVDGIPPATAARAKRTHITDAACFTVHAALDAPLRFKARNADGSDLSAVMYELMPAHYEDMRRAFDELRYGNFSPTPLVGVGQLTQHDPSRCPDGKAIFHAWDYVPYARKDGRDWDEAKGEFAAGMISRMGNYIENLPDIVLDTHCDSPVDMERTSPSFYRGDLHGIATTPYQSGAHRPTPELGGYRVPGVERLYLVGPFQHPGGGVFGAGRATAMVMAEDIGVAFDQIRVG, from the coding sequence ATGAGCGACGCAGATATCATCGTCATCGGATCGGGCCATAACGGGCTCGTGGCCGCCGCTTACCTTGCGGTGGCGGGCAAGCGGGTGATTGTGCTCGAGCGCAACCCATGGCACGGCGGCGGGGTGGTCAGCCGCGAGCTGACCCGGCCCGGCTTCGTCCATGACCAGCATTCGATGAGCCACATCTTCATCCAGGGCAATCCGCTGCTGGAGCAGGACGAGCTGGCGCTGAAGCGCAAATATGGCCTGCGCTACATTTTCCCCGACGTGCCGATGATGAGCGTGTGGGAAGACGGCACTACCCTGCCGCTGCACCGCGATCCGGCGAAAAGCGCGGCGGCCATCGCTCATTTCAGCCAGAAGGATGCGGCCACTTTCCTCGAAATGTCGCGGCAGGCGGCGCAGTGGCTGCCGATGATCCAGGCCGGGCTCTATTCGCCACCGATGCCGCTCGGCGCGCAGACGGCGATGATGGACCAGAGCATCGAAGGGCAGGAGATCATGCGCACGATGGGCGTCTCCACCTTCGACCTGATGGAGGAACTGTTCGAACACGAGAAGGTGAAGGCGCATTTCGGGCGCGTGGCGGGCGAGAACCTCGTCTCGCCCGACGAGAAGGCGACCGGGATCGGTGCCTATGTCTTCCTCGGCTTTCTGGAAAAGTACGGCTTCGGCGTTGCGGTGGGCGGCTCCGGTAGCCTCACCGGCGCGCTGATCGCCTGCATTGAGGATCACGGCGGGCAGGTGCGCGCCTCGGCATCGGTGCGTGAAGTCAGCACCATCGGCGGGCGCGCGTCGGGCGTGGTGCTCGACAATGGCGAGCGGCTGGTGGCCAGCGATGGCGTGATCGGCGCGCTGCACCCGCACGTGCTGCCCGACATGGTCGACGGCATTCCGCCCGCCACCGCCGCGCGTGCCAAGCGCACCCACATCACCGATGCCGCCTGCTTCACCGTCCACGCCGCGCTCGACGCGCCGCTGCGGTTCAAGGCAAGGAACGCCGACGGCAGCGACTTGTCAGCCGTGATGTACGAACTGATGCCCGCGCACTACGAGGACATGCGCCGCGCCTTCGACGAACTGCGCTACGGCAATTTCAGCCCCACGCCGCTAGTGGGGGTCGGCCAGTTGACCCAGCACGATCCGAGCCGTTGCCCTGATGGCAAGGCGATTTTCCACGCCTGGGACTACGTGCCCTATGCCCGCAAGGACGGGCGCGACTGGGATGAGGCGAAGGGTGAATTTGCAGCTGGCATGATCTCGCGGATGGGCAACTACATCGAGAACCTGCCCGACATTGTGCTCGATACCCATTGCGACAGCCCGGTGGATATGGAGCGCACTTCGCCCAGCTTTTATCGCGGCGACCTGCACGGCATTGCCACCACCCCCTACCAGTCGGGCGCGCACCGACCGACGCCCGAACTGGGCGGCTACCGCGTGCCGGGAGTGGAGCGGCTGTACCTGGTCGGGCCGTTCCAGCACCCGGGCGGCGGGGTGTTCGGCGCGGGGAGGGCCACCGCGATGGTGATGGCCGAGGACATCGGTGTCGCTTTCGATCAGATCCGGGTGGGTTGA
- a CDS encoding beta-lactamase family protein, with the protein MTQIWQERLDHLRATIEADVARGDYYGAVLKIGRGGEVVFDEAIGHADAGGERALARDDVFSLFSVTKAFTNVLVMKAIEEGRFQLTTKVVDVLPEFTGAPRDMATFWHLLTHTAGMPGVWSPRPGMYLDRLSELYEESIANVHGTTLPGERCDYSPLVNHVLMGTALVRTDPEGRNFQTLLHEDLFAPLQMHSTSMGLRADLNARHVRPDMRGTVPIKHLSRTIDGDHALFEDPDVEAPHVGCASTTGDLWRFAEMLRREGELDGARLLSPRMVRLARRVHTGDKVNELYRGVALRSGWEVPPANQGLGFQVRGTGVFQHLFGQLSSPETFGNYGAGSTMFWVDPEADMSFAFLSAGVMTQGANIERCGRLSDIALSACL; encoded by the coding sequence ATGTCGCGCGAGGGGACTATTACGGCGCGGTGCTCAAGATCGGGCGCGGCGGCGAAGTGGTGTTCGATGAAGCCATTGGCCACGCCGATGCCGGGGGCGAGCGGGCGCTGGCGCGGGACGATGTGTTCTCGCTGTTCTCGGTCACCAAGGCTTTCACCAATGTGCTGGTGATGAAGGCGATCGAGGAGGGCCGCTTCCAGCTCACCACCAAGGTGGTCGACGTGCTGCCCGAATTCACCGGCGCCCCGCGCGACATGGCGACTTTCTGGCACCTGCTGACCCATACCGCCGGGATGCCGGGGGTCTGGTCGCCCAGGCCGGGGATGTATCTCGATCGGCTGTCGGAGCTTTACGAAGAGAGCATTGCCAATGTCCACGGCACCACTCTGCCGGGGGAACGGTGCGACTATTCACCGCTGGTCAACCACGTGCTGATGGGCACTGCTTTGGTCCGTACCGATCCCGAGGGGCGCAATTTCCAGACGCTGCTGCACGAAGATCTGTTCGCGCCGTTGCAAATGCATTCGACCAGCATGGGCCTGCGCGCCGATCTCAATGCGCGCCACGTTCGCCCGGACATGCGCGGGACGGTGCCGATCAAGCACCTTTCGCGCACTATCGACGGCGACCATGCGCTGTTCGAGGATCCCGATGTCGAGGCCCCGCACGTCGGCTGTGCCAGTACCACTGGCGACCTTTGGCGCTTTGCCGAGATGCTCCGGCGCGAAGGCGAGCTGGACGGCGCGCGCCTGCTCTCCCCGCGCATGGTGCGCCTCGCGCGCCGGGTGCACACCGGGGACAAGGTGAACGAGCTCTATCGCGGGGTGGCGCTGCGCTCCGGCTGGGAAGTGCCGCCCGCTAACCAGGGGCTGGGCTTCCAGGTGCGCGGAACCGGGGTGTTCCAGCACCTGTTCGGCCAGCTTTCCAGCCCCGAGACTTTCGGCAACTATGGCGCGGGCAGCACGATGTTCTGGGTCGATCCGGAAGCGGATATGTCGTTCGCCTTCCTCAGCGCGGGAGTGATGACTCAAGGCGCCAATATCGAGCGCTGCGGGCGGTTGTCCGACATTGCGCTTTCGGCCTGCTTGTAA